In Flavobacterium piscisymbiosum, the sequence AAGCGAATTGCACATTGACGGTTACACTTCGATCACCAATTTAAAAATCAATCATCCTAAAATTGCCAGTAAAGACGTAATCATCAAAAATGCACGTTTTGATTATCGCTTTTTATTGGGAGACGATTTTATTTCGATCGACAGTACTTCGACCATGCAGTTGAACAAGATAAAAGTGAAACCTTATATTTCGTACAGCACCGAAAAAGATACGATTTACACTTTGAAAGTGGATATTCCAAAAATGAAGGCACAAGATTTTATTGTTTCCCTGCCTGATGGATTGTTCACACATTTTCAGGGAATGGAAGCAACCGGAAATTTCGATTATAAACTGGATTTCAAATTCAATAAAAACAAACCAAATACTTTAGTTTTTGATAGTAAACTCAATAAAGAAGATCTAAAAATCACCAAATACGGAGAAGCCGATCTTAATAAATTAAACGGCGAATTTGTATATCGCGCCATTATCCAGAATGTATTGCAACGCCCAGTTTTGGTTGGAAATGCAAATCCTAATTACACGCCTCTAGACCAGATTTCTCCTTATTTAAGAAAATCTGTTTTGACGACCGAAGATCCGTCTTTCTTTCAGCATCGTGGTTTTATCAACGAAGCTTTCAAACAATCTATTCTAAAGAATATCAGAACCAAAAAATTCTCTCGTGGCGCCAGCACCATCAGCATGCAATTGATTAAAAATGTGTTCCTAACCAGAGAAAAAACACTTTCGCGTAAGCTCGAAGAAATTCTATTGGTTTATATTCTTGAAAATAATCGCGTAGTAAGCAAAGAAAGAATGCTTGAGGTTTATTTCAACATTATAGAATGGGGACCAAATGTTTACGGAATTGGCGAAGCAAGTCATTTCTATTTCCAGAAAAGTCCGTCGGCATTAAATGTGGATGAATGTTTGTATTTGGCCACCATTATTCCGAAGCCAAGAAAATTCATGTATCAGTTTAACGATCAGGGAAATCTAAGGGACTTTGCGGTACAAAACCAGAAGTTTTTAAAGAATTTAATGTTTCGTCGTGGTCTTTTGGTTCCTGAAGATACAATAGGCCAACTACCGGTTTATATTTCCGGTAATGCACGATCTTTAATCAGAATAAAAGCTCCGGATTCAACTGCGGTAAAAAATGATTCGCTGTCGATAGAAGAAGAATTTGACTTGTAATACTTATTTAACCGCAAAGTCCGCAAGGTTTTACGCAGAGTTCGCAAAGGTTTTTATTTCACAACTTAAAGAAATCTTAGCGCGCCTTGCGTAAAACCTTGCGGACTTTGCGGTTAGAAAACTACTTAAAGTTCTTTAAAAAATCTTCTTTATAAGTGGGCGACACTTCGATTTCTGCACCGTCGTTTAGCGTTACAATTCCTCCTTTATTATACGATTTCACACAATTCATATTAATGATATGCGATTTATGAACCCGGATAAAAGGCAAAGGCAAAATCTCTGAAAAGTGTTTTAAAAATCGGCAGACCATTTTCTTGCTTCCGTTATTCAAATAGAGATCGGTAAAATTTCCATTTCCGCGCAAGCGAACAATTTCTTCCATTTTTACCACTTCAAAACCTTCGAGCGTTGGTAAAATTACCTGTTGTTTCTCTGGTTTTGATTCATGAAAATTCTCAACGATAATTTTATTTCGGTTAAAGATTTCATGATTCATGATTTGATGCTGGACTTTGTTTACCGCCACAATCAATTCTTCGATACTAATGGGTTTCAGCAAATAATAAGCGGCACTTTGGTTTAAAGCTTTTAGCGAATATTCAGAAAAAGCGGTTACAAATATGGTTTCAAATTGTAAATCTTTACATGCTTCGAGAACATCAAAAGCATTCCCAAAAGGCATTTCGACATCCAGAAAAACCAATTGCGGCCGAATTTCATGCAACAACGGAACAGCTTCTTTTATATTCTGCGCTTCACCCACAACTTCAACCTGCGGGCAATATTTACTCAAATAGTTTTTGAGTACTTCGCGCGCTGCCAATTCATCTTCGACAATTACACTTTTTATCTTCTGAATAGTTATCATATTTTATCAAT encodes:
- a CDS encoding transglycosylase domain-containing protein encodes the protein MKFPKQKIYKALIILALVLVVLFLGFYFFRDSLLKQAIAKVKTKMNTEYNSTFSVKSATFDGLNGIKLTNVVLVPKNTDTLCNIEKIETSISLSNLLIGDVQIGTLKVNNGYIQLVKKGNIRNFDAFLKKDKADTDKNEKRKYAAFAYRIISKLLNLVPTDMKLENLNFKIDDNGKKTSVAVNKLVLDNKQLETNLHVQTKDFDQKWNIKGFADPRNKKADIRFFNLDTGAIRVPYLDERYNLKASFDSIRLNVQNIEKDGSELHIDGYTSITNLKINHPKIASKDVIIKNARFDYRFLLGDDFISIDSTSTMQLNKIKVKPYISYSTEKDTIYTLKVDIPKMKAQDFIVSLPDGLFTHFQGMEATGNFDYKLDFKFNKNKPNTLVFDSKLNKEDLKITKYGEADLNKLNGEFVYRAIIQNVLQRPVLVGNANPNYTPLDQISPYLRKSVLTTEDPSFFQHRGFINEAFKQSILKNIRTKKFSRGASTISMQLIKNVFLTREKTLSRKLEEILLVYILENNRVVSKERMLEVYFNIIEWGPNVYGIGEASHFYFQKSPSALNVDECLYLATIIPKPRKFMYQFNDQGNLRDFAVQNQKFLKNLMFRRGLLVPEDTIGQLPVYISGNARSLIRIKAPDSTAVKNDSLSIEEEFDL
- a CDS encoding LytR/AlgR family response regulator transcription factor; the protein is MITIQKIKSVIVEDELAAREVLKNYLSKYCPQVEVVGEAQNIKEAVPLLHEIRPQLVFLDVEMPFGNAFDVLEACKDLQFETIFVTAFSEYSLKALNQSAAYYLLKPISIEELIVAVNKVQHQIMNHEIFNRNKIIVENFHESKPEKQQVILPTLEGFEVVKMEEIVRLRGNGNFTDLYLNNGSKKMVCRFLKHFSEILPLPFIRVHKSHIINMNCVKSYNKGGIVTLNDGAEIEVSPTYKEDFLKNFK